The following proteins come from a genomic window of Pseudomonas marvdashtae:
- the phoR gene encoding phosphate regulon sensor histidine kinase PhoR, translated as MLLLVTGCLLIGLITGYYGWSLAVGLALYLAWTLKQLLRLHEWLRLHQPDEAPPDGYGLWGEVFDSIYHLQRRDQRVRGRLQAVIDRVQESTAALKDAVIMLDSDGNLEWWNRAAETLLGLKTPQDSGQPVTNLVRHPRFKEYFEQDNYAEPLEIPSPTNDRLRIQLYITRYGNNEHLMLVRDVTRIHQLEQMRKDFIANVSHELRTPLTVICGYLETLLDNVEEVNPRWSRALQQMQQQGGRMQTLLNDLLLLAKLEATDYPSDNQPVAIEELLQIIVEDAQELSGPKQQAITLEADPTVQLKGSEAELRSAFSNLVFNAVKYTPEQGRIQVRWWGDEQGAHLSVRDSGIGIDSKHLPRLTERFYRVDSSRNSNTGGTGLGLAIVKHVLLRHRARMEISSVPGHGSTFTCHFAPAQVVRGRLPSHDE; from the coding sequence ATGTTGTTGCTGGTGACCGGTTGCCTGTTGATCGGCCTGATCACAGGTTATTACGGCTGGAGCCTGGCCGTGGGCCTGGCGCTTTACCTGGCCTGGACCCTCAAGCAGTTGCTGCGCCTGCACGAGTGGCTGCGCCTGCACCAGCCCGACGAGGCCCCGCCCGACGGCTACGGCCTGTGGGGCGAAGTGTTCGACAGCATCTATCACCTGCAACGGCGCGACCAACGCGTGCGCGGGCGCCTGCAAGCGGTGATCGACCGCGTCCAGGAATCTACAGCCGCGCTGAAAGACGCGGTGATCATGCTCGACAGCGACGGCAACCTGGAATGGTGGAACCGCGCCGCCGAAACCCTGCTGGGCCTCAAGACACCACAGGACAGCGGCCAGCCAGTGACCAACCTGGTGCGTCATCCACGCTTCAAGGAATACTTCGAACAGGACAACTACGCCGAGCCGTTGGAAATTCCCTCGCCGACCAACGATCGCCTGCGCATCCAGCTGTATATCACCCGCTACGGCAACAACGAGCATTTGATGCTGGTGCGGGACGTGACGCGCATTCATCAGTTGGAACAGATGCGTAAGGACTTTATTGCCAACGTGTCCCATGAGCTGCGCACGCCGTTGACGGTGATCTGCGGTTATCTGGAAACCCTGCTCGATAACGTCGAGGAGGTGAACCCACGCTGGAGCCGCGCACTGCAACAAATGCAGCAGCAAGGCGGGCGCATGCAGACCTTGCTCAACGACTTGCTGCTGCTGGCGAAGCTGGAAGCCACCGATTACCCGTCGGACAACCAGCCCGTGGCCATCGAGGAGTTGCTGCAAATCATTGTGGAGGACGCGCAGGAGTTATCCGGCCCCAAGCAGCAGGCTATCACCCTGGAAGCCGACCCGACCGTGCAGCTCAAGGGCAGCGAGGCGGAATTGCGCAGCGCTTTTTCCAACCTCGTGTTCAACGCAGTCAAATACACGCCGGAACAGGGGCGAATCCAGGTCCGCTGGTGGGGCGATGAACAAGGCGCGCACCTGAGCGTGCGCGACTCAGGCATCGGCATCGACAGCAAGCATCTGCCGCGCCTGACCGAACGATTCTACCGGGTCGATTCCAGCCGCAACTCCAACACCGGGGGCACCGGGCTGGGGCTGGCGATCGTCAAACACGTCTTGCTGCGTCATCGCGCACGCATGGAAATCAGCAGCGTGCCGGGCCATGGCAGCACGTTTACCTGCCACTTCGCCCCGGCGCAGGTGGTTCGCGGAC